A single window of Achromobacter xylosoxidans DNA harbors:
- a CDS encoding DUF934 domain-containing protein, giving the protein MSEPYAHDAPGPHLIRNGQLESDAARPFVPDPEVAADGQVPTDEPGWIVPLATWKASRATLRRHRHPVAVLLGPDADLRDLLEADGTLDPAGIAFIAVDFPVYTDGRGYSLAQLLRTRYHWTGELRAVGDVMIDTIHYQARVGFDSFLVKPGHDPRKALDAFKTFTVHYQKTYRAPAPAQA; this is encoded by the coding sequence ATGTCTGAGCCCTACGCCCACGACGCGCCCGGCCCGCACCTGATCCGCAACGGGCAACTCGAAAGCGACGCGGCCCGCCCCTTCGTGCCCGATCCCGAGGTGGCGGCCGACGGCCAGGTGCCGACCGACGAGCCCGGCTGGATCGTGCCGCTGGCCACCTGGAAGGCCTCGCGCGCCACGCTGCGCCGCCATCGCCATCCGGTCGCGGTCCTGCTGGGACCCGACGCTGATCTGCGCGACCTGCTGGAAGCCGACGGCACGCTCGATCCCGCCGGCATCGCCTTCATCGCGGTGGACTTCCCCGTCTACACCGACGGCCGCGGCTATTCGCTGGCGCAACTGCTGCGCACCCGCTATCACTGGACGGGCGAACTGCGCGCCGTCGGCGACGTGATGATCGACACCATCCACTACCAGGCGCGCGTCGGCTTCGACAGCTTCCTGGTCAAGCCGGGCCACGACCCGCGCAAGGCGCTGGACGCGTTCAAGACCTTCACGGTGCACTACCAGAAGACCTACCGCGCGCCCGCGCCGGCGCAGGCCTGA